In a single window of the Fretibacterium sp. OH1220_COT-178 genome:
- the ssnA gene encoding putative aminohydrolase SsnA, which yields MLLIGNGMLVTRDPENPWFPDGCVAVEDRLIVSVGPTAELRTQYPEARFLDARGGLIMPGFINAHMHHYSAFSRGMFTKDAPAQNFMEVLERLWWRLDKALSLEDCYYSGLICMIDCIKNGTTTVLDHHASPHAVRGSLFELARAARETGIRNCLCYEVSDRDGPEILREGIEENMEFIRAAAKEDDLLAGTFGLHASITLSNESLAACREAMGDADAGFHVHVAEGPTDETDSEAKYGKRILERFRDFGLLGEKSIAVHCIHVNEREMDILKETGTAVVHNPESNMGNAVGTSPVLEFCRRGLLTGLGTDGYVSDMLQSYKMANALQKHANGHPNVAWGEIPQMLFENNARIAERYFGVPLGRLSPGYSADVVVSDYAPPTPLSDVNINGHLLFGTSGRSVVTTVARGKVLMENRVLQGIDEKAVAAKARELAVKTWERF from the coding sequence ATGCTCTTGATCGGAAACGGAATGCTGGTGACGCGCGATCCCGAAAATCCGTGGTTTCCCGACGGCTGTGTGGCGGTCGAGGACCGGCTGATCGTGTCGGTGGGACCGACGGCCGAGCTGCGGACCCAATACCCCGAGGCCCGATTCCTGGACGCGCGGGGCGGGCTGATCATGCCGGGCTTCATCAACGCCCACATGCACCACTACAGCGCGTTCTCGCGCGGGATGTTCACGAAGGACGCGCCGGCGCAGAACTTCATGGAGGTGCTGGAACGGCTCTGGTGGCGCCTGGACAAGGCGCTGAGCCTGGAGGACTGCTACTACAGCGGTCTCATCTGCATGATCGACTGCATCAAGAACGGAACGACGACGGTGCTGGATCACCACGCCAGTCCCCATGCGGTGAGGGGCAGCCTGTTCGAGCTGGCCCGTGCCGCCCGCGAGACCGGGATACGGAACTGCCTCTGCTACGAGGTGTCCGACCGGGACGGGCCGGAGATCCTGCGCGAGGGCATCGAGGAGAACATGGAGTTCATCCGCGCCGCGGCCAAGGAGGACGACCTGCTGGCCGGTACCTTCGGGCTCCACGCCTCCATCACGCTCTCGAACGAGTCCCTGGCGGCCTGCCGGGAGGCGATGGGGGATGCGGACGCGGGCTTCCACGTCCACGTGGCCGAGGGGCCGACCGATGAGACGGACTCCGAGGCGAAGTACGGCAAGCGCATCCTGGAACGTTTCCGCGATTTCGGGCTTTTGGGGGAGAAATCCATCGCCGTGCACTGCATCCATGTGAACGAGCGCGAGATGGACATCCTGAAGGAGACGGGGACGGCCGTCGTCCACAACCCGGAGTCCAACATGGGCAACGCCGTGGGTACGTCGCCCGTCCTGGAGTTCTGCCGCCGCGGCCTCCTGACCGGCCTCGGGACCGACGGGTACGTCAGCGACATGCTCCAGTCCTACAAGATGGCCAACGCCCTGCAGAAGCACGCCAACGGGCACCCCAACGTGGCCTGGGGGGAGATCCCGCAGATGCTCTTCGAGAACAACGCGCGCATCGCGGAGCGGTACTTCGGCGTCCCGCTGGGCCGTCTGTCGCCCGGATACTCGGCCGACGTCGTGGTGTCCGACTACGCGCCGCCGACCCCGTTGTCCGACGTCAACATCAACGGACATCTGCTCTTCGGGACATCCGGCCGGAGCGTCGTCACCACCGTCGCGCGGGGCAAGGTGCTGATGGAGAACCGCGTGCTCCAGGGGATCGACGAGAAGGCCGTCGCCGCCAAGGCCCGCGAGCTGGCGGTCAAGACGTGGGAGAGGTTCTAG
- the ygfK gene encoding putative selenate reductase subunit YgfK — MSHFMRPQSFSALLHWIEREYREKDSIFGIHKSLFWQPRRERFFVPDLFGGPVSSPIGPAAGPNTQLTQNIVASWLCGARYMELKTVQIMDELEFGRPCIDVEDEGYNAEWSQELKLEQSVREYVKAWLLIPVLERLLGWEGSEGAGGLIFNMSVGYNLEGILQPRMQTFIAKMLDASEELAEYRAVLKREFPQYADITAPSALVNSVTLSTMHGCPPDEIGKIARYLLEERKFHLFVKMNPTLLGRDEVRSILNETLGYEDIQIPDPVFDHDLKYPQAVEIIRMMKEASAKHGRFFGVKLTNTLAMYNYRRIMPGEEMYMSGRALYPVSMNLWNRLNREFGGDLNVSYSAGADAENIARIFSCGALTVTMASDLLKPGGYARMGQCLENLKAAMEKEGASDLREFARDAASNLERAAADALTDRRYKKSYYPGAPKVPSELGFFDCVTAPCMAQCAVCQDVPEYVGLIARGDYDGALSAILRRNPLPGLTGYICTHLCQTRCTRSNYDEAVEIRALKRFAAERGKVATPRVERSARKVAVIGGGPSGLGAAMRLALAGVQVTLYEARSRVGGMMAIAPVFRLPHDVLDKDVQRLKDLGVTFVLNHRVTEPPERLLEQGFDAVYVATGFPYDLPLKIEGAEAEGVWTAMGLLEATMDGSRPNLGKKALIIGGGNTAMDAARTAQRLTGAPVTVVYRRTRSEMPAIEEERHLLFEEGNLLEELASPVRVVVRDGRVAGLECERNALGEADLDGRPTPVPTGEKFILEADSIVIAIGQSPDRELFGDGRVALRRNGSVITTREGRTSRSGIYAGGDLISGPDIVIRACADGTRAAEAICRDLGVELPPLPSLPGLTREEILEAKRARARRADPHKEEHLPVADRKGFELVERTLGEAEARSEARRCLQCTSHCDKCVEVCPNRANYTYVALPAAFEVPVVAMRGDAPAIVAHERFAVTQPRQILHVEDFCNECGNCATFCVHQGRPYMDKPRICLNEEDFASQDDNVWRVSDGLLRRREGGAEMRLSVTDRGYRYEDGDLEVTFDRGFAVESLKAKKPFEGERSLVRAAEMRVVYEGVADALPWLL; from the coding sequence ATGTCTCACTTCATGAGACCTCAGAGTTTTTCCGCGCTGCTGCACTGGATCGAGAGGGAGTACAGGGAGAAGGACTCCATCTTCGGGATCCACAAGTCGCTCTTCTGGCAACCCCGAAGGGAGCGGTTCTTCGTCCCGGACCTCTTCGGCGGTCCGGTATCCTCGCCCATCGGCCCGGCTGCCGGCCCCAACACGCAGCTGACGCAGAACATCGTCGCCTCGTGGCTGTGCGGAGCCCGCTACATGGAGCTCAAGACCGTTCAAATCATGGACGAGCTGGAGTTCGGCCGGCCCTGCATCGACGTCGAGGACGAGGGCTACAACGCCGAGTGGTCGCAGGAGCTGAAGCTGGAGCAGTCCGTGAGGGAGTACGTCAAGGCTTGGCTGCTGATCCCCGTCCTGGAGCGCCTTCTGGGCTGGGAGGGGTCGGAGGGGGCCGGCGGCCTCATCTTCAACATGAGCGTCGGCTACAACCTGGAGGGCATCCTTCAGCCCCGGATGCAGACCTTCATCGCCAAGATGCTGGACGCCTCCGAGGAGCTGGCCGAGTACCGCGCCGTGCTGAAGCGGGAGTTCCCGCAGTACGCGGACATTACCGCGCCGAGCGCGCTGGTGAACAGCGTCACGCTCTCGACCATGCACGGATGCCCGCCCGACGAGATCGGCAAGATCGCCCGCTACCTGCTGGAGGAGCGCAAGTTCCACCTCTTCGTCAAGATGAACCCGACCCTTCTGGGGCGGGACGAGGTGCGCTCCATCCTGAACGAGACCCTGGGCTACGAGGACATCCAGATCCCCGATCCCGTCTTCGACCACGACCTCAAGTACCCGCAGGCGGTGGAGATCATCCGGATGATGAAGGAGGCGTCGGCGAAACACGGCCGCTTCTTCGGCGTCAAGCTCACCAACACGCTGGCGATGTACAATTACCGCCGCATCATGCCGGGCGAGGAGATGTACATGTCCGGCCGCGCGCTCTACCCCGTCTCGATGAACCTGTGGAACCGCCTGAACCGGGAGTTCGGCGGAGACCTCAACGTCTCCTACTCCGCGGGGGCGGACGCGGAGAACATCGCCCGCATCTTCTCCTGCGGGGCCCTGACCGTGACGATGGCGTCCGACCTGCTCAAGCCGGGCGGCTACGCGCGTATGGGACAGTGCCTGGAGAACCTGAAGGCCGCGATGGAGAAGGAGGGGGCTTCCGACCTTCGGGAGTTCGCGCGCGACGCGGCCTCAAACCTGGAGAGGGCCGCGGCGGACGCCCTGACCGACCGGCGCTACAAGAAGAGCTATTATCCCGGGGCGCCGAAGGTCCCGTCGGAACTGGGCTTTTTCGACTGCGTGACGGCGCCCTGCATGGCGCAGTGCGCCGTCTGCCAGGACGTGCCGGAGTACGTGGGACTGATCGCGCGCGGCGACTACGATGGGGCGTTGTCCGCGATCCTGCGCCGAAACCCGCTTCCCGGTCTGACGGGCTACATCTGTACGCACCTGTGCCAGACCCGCTGCACGCGGTCGAACTACGACGAGGCCGTGGAGATCCGGGCCCTCAAGCGTTTTGCCGCGGAACGCGGCAAGGTGGCGACGCCGCGGGTGGAACGGAGCGCGCGGAAGGTCGCCGTGATCGGCGGCGGTCCCTCCGGTCTGGGGGCGGCGATGCGGCTGGCTCTGGCCGGCGTTCAGGTGACGCTCTACGAGGCGCGCAGCCGGGTGGGCGGCATGATGGCGATCGCCCCGGTCTTCCGCCTGCCCCACGACGTTCTGGATAAGGACGTGCAGCGCCTGAAGGATCTGGGCGTCACGTTCGTCCTGAACCATCGGGTGACGGAACCGCCGGAGCGGCTGCTGGAGCAGGGGTTCGACGCGGTGTACGTCGCCACGGGGTTCCCCTACGATCTGCCGCTCAAAATCGAGGGGGCGGAGGCCGAGGGCGTCTGGACGGCCATGGGACTGCTCGAGGCCACCATGGACGGCTCGCGGCCGAATCTGGGGAAAAAGGCCCTGATCATCGGGGGGGGGAACACGGCGATGGATGCGGCGCGGACCGCACAGCGCCTGACCGGTGCTCCCGTCACGGTGGTGTACCGCCGGACGCGTTCGGAGATGCCCGCCATCGAGGAGGAACGTCACCTGCTGTTCGAGGAGGGGAACCTTCTGGAGGAGCTGGCCTCGCCGGTGCGCGTCGTCGTGAGGGACGGCCGCGTCGCGGGGCTCGAGTGCGAGCGCAACGCGCTGGGCGAGGCGGACCTGGACGGTCGCCCCACCCCGGTGCCGACGGGGGAGAAGTTCATCCTGGAGGCGGACTCCATCGTGATCGCCATCGGGCAGAGCCCCGACCGGGAACTGTTCGGGGACGGCCGCGTCGCGCTGCGACGCAACGGATCCGTCATCACGACCCGGGAGGGACGCACCAGCCGCAGCGGGATCTACGCGGGCGGGGATCTCATCTCGGGGCCGGACATCGTGATTCGCGCCTGTGCCGACGGCACCCGGGCGGCGGAGGCCATCTGCCGGGACCTCGGCGTGGAGCTGCCGCCCCTGCCGAGCCTGCCGGGACTGACTCGGGAGGAGATCCTGGAGGCCAAGCGGGCCCGGGCCCGCCGGGCCGATCCGCACAAGGAGGAACACCTGCCGGTTGCGGATCGCAAGGGCTTCGAGCTGGTGGAGCGGACCCTCGGCGAGGCCGAGGCTCGGAGCGAGGCCAGGCGCTGCCTTCAGTGCACGTCGCACTGCGACAAGTGCGTGGAGGTCTGCCCCAACCGCGCCAACTACACCTACGTGGCCCTGCCGGCGGCGTTCGAGGTCCCGGTCGTCGCGATGCGCGGGGATGCGCCCGCGATCGTCGCCCACGAGCGCTTTGCCGTGACGCAGCCGCGCCAGATCCTGCACGTCGAGGATTTCTGCAACGAGTGCGGCAACTGCGCCACGTTCTGCGTCCATCAGGGCAGGCCCTATATGGACAAACCGCGCATCTGCCTGAACGAGGAGGACTTCGCGTCGCAGGATGACAACGTCTGGCGCGTCTCGGACGGGCTCCTGAGGCGCCGCGAGGGCGGTGCGGAGATGCGGCTCTCGGTCACGGACCGCGGCTACCGCTACGAGGACGGGGACCTGGAGGTCACCTTCGACCGCGGTTTTGCGGTGGAGTCCCTGAAGGCGAAAAAGCCGTTCGAGGGGGAGCGGTCGCTGGTCCGCGCGGCGGAGATGCGGGTGGTGTACGAAGGGGTGGCGGACGCGCTCCCCTGGCTGCTGTAA
- a CDS encoding YgeY family selenium metabolism-linked hydrolase, protein MDYAKILEKAKSYEKDMTKFLRDMIAIPSESCDEKRVIHRIKEEMEKVGFDKVEIDPMGNVLGTIGHGKHLIALDAHIDTVGVGERANWKFDPYEGMEDDQVIGGRGASDQEGGMASMVYAGKIIKDLGLEDDYTVVMVGSVQEEDCDGLCWQYIIKEDKLRPEFVISTEPTDGGIYRGHRGRMEIEVVIKGVSCHGSAPERGDNAIFKAGPILNELKALHPNLKDDAFLGKGSLTVSEIFFSSPSRCAVADGCRISIDRRLTRGETAEYAMNQIRRLPAVEAAGAEVRMYKYERPSWTGLLYPTDCYFPTWVIEEDHPVCETLMEAYSSLFNKKARLDKWTFSTNGVSIMGMHGIPCIGFGPGHENQAHAPNEVTWKEELVACAALYAAVPGLYVRKYADKMPEHTENIVER, encoded by the coding sequence ATGGACTACGCAAAGATTCTGGAGAAGGCGAAATCGTACGAGAAGGACATGACGAAGTTCCTGCGGGACATGATCGCGATCCCCAGCGAGAGCTGCGACGAGAAGCGCGTCATTCACCGCATCAAGGAGGAGATGGAGAAGGTCGGGTTCGACAAGGTCGAGATCGACCCGATGGGCAACGTCCTGGGCACCATCGGGCACGGCAAGCACCTGATCGCGCTGGACGCGCACATCGACACGGTGGGCGTGGGCGAGCGCGCCAACTGGAAGTTCGACCCCTACGAGGGGATGGAGGACGACCAGGTGATCGGCGGCCGCGGCGCCAGCGACCAGGAGGGCGGCATGGCCTCCATGGTCTACGCGGGCAAGATCATCAAGGACCTGGGGCTCGAGGACGACTACACCGTGGTGATGGTCGGGTCCGTCCAGGAGGAGGACTGCGACGGCCTCTGCTGGCAGTACATCATCAAGGAGGACAAGCTGCGCCCGGAGTTCGTCATCAGCACCGAGCCGACGGACGGCGGCATCTACCGCGGGCACCGCGGCCGGATGGAGATCGAGGTGGTCATCAAGGGCGTGAGCTGCCACGGTTCCGCACCGGAGCGGGGCGACAACGCCATCTTCAAGGCGGGGCCGATCCTGAACGAGCTCAAGGCGCTGCACCCGAACCTGAAGGACGACGCGTTCCTGGGCAAGGGGAGCCTGACGGTGTCCGAGATCTTCTTCTCCTCGCCCTCGCGCTGCGCGGTGGCCGACGGCTGTCGGATCTCCATCGACCGGCGCCTGACGCGCGGCGAGACGGCGGAGTACGCCATGAACCAGATCCGCCGGCTTCCCGCGGTTGAGGCCGCGGGCGCCGAGGTGCGCATGTACAAGTACGAGCGCCCGTCCTGGACGGGGCTGCTCTATCCCACGGACTGCTACTTCCCGACCTGGGTCATCGAGGAGGATCACCCCGTCTGCGAGACGCTGATGGAGGCGTACTCCAGCCTCTTCAACAAGAAGGCCCGGCTCGACAAGTGGACCTTCTCGACGAACGGCGTCTCCATCATGGGCATGCACGGGATCCCCTGCATCGGGTTCGGGCCGGGGCACGAGAACCAGGCCCATGCGCCCAACGAGGTGACCTGGAAGGAGGAGCTGGTGGCCTGCGCGGCGCTCTATGCCGCCGTCCCTGGGCTCTACGTCCGGAAGTACGCCGACAAGATGCCCGAGCACACGGAGAACATCGTCGAGCGCTGA